A genomic segment from Lutzomyia longipalpis isolate SR_M1_2022 chromosome 3, ASM2433408v1 encodes:
- the LOC129793985 gene encoding phosphoglycerate kinase, with protein MALNKLSIEKLDLAGKRVLMRVDFNVPIKEGKITSNQRIVAALDSVKYALDKGAKSVVLMSHLGRPDGCKNAKYTLAPVADELKTLLGRDVKFLSDCVGSEVEAACQDPAPGSIILLENLRYYVEEEGKGVDATGAKVKAAPEKVKAFRESLRKLGDVYVNDAFGTAHRAHSSMMGEGFPERAAGLLLNKELKYFSQALDNPPRPFLAILGGAKVADKIQLIENLLDKVNEMIIGGGMAFTFLKVLNGMKIGGSLFDEEGAKIVQNLVDKAKKNNVQLHLPVDFVTGSKFAEDATVGEATVEAGIPDGCMGLDVGPKSRELFAAPIARAKIIVWNGPPGVFEFPNFAQGTKSFMDNVVAATKAGCVSIIGGGDTASCCAKWGTESAVSHVSTGGGASLELLEGKTLPGVAALSNA; from the exons ATGGCACTCAATAAGCTGAGCATTGAGAAGCTAGATTTGGCGGGAAAACGTGTCCTTATGAG AGTGGACTTCAATGTTCCCATCAAGGAGGGTAAGATCACGAGCAACCAGAGGATTGTAGCTGCCCTGGATAGTGTAAAGTATGCCCTGGATAAGGGTGCAAAATCCGTGGTGTTGATGTCACATCTTGGACGTCCGGATGGgtgcaaaaatgcaaagtacACCCTAGCCCCGGTGGCTGATGAGCTGAAAACTCTCCTGGGGCGCGATGTGAAGTTCCTCAGTGACTGTGTGGGCTCAGAAGTGGAAGCAGCATGCCAGGATCCCGCTCCTGGGAGCATTATCCTCCTGGAGAATCTTCGTTACTACGTGGAGGAAGAGGGAAAGGGTGTCGATGCCACGGGGGCGAAGGTTAAGGCTGCCCCGGAAAAGGTAAAAGCCTTCCGGGAGAGTCTCCGGAAATTGGGTGATGTGTACGTGAATGATGCCTTTGGGACGGCGCATAGAGCACACAGCTCAATGATGGGTGAGGGCTTCCCGGAACGTGCTGCTGGATTGCTCCTAAACAAGGAACTCAAATACTTCTCTCAGGCTCTCGATAACCCACCACGACCCTTCCTTGCCATCCTCGGTGGTGCCAAGGTGGCCGATAAGATTCAACTGATTGAGAATCTGCTGGATAAAGTCAATGAGATGATTATTGGTGGTGGCATGGCATTCACCTTCCTCAAAGTTCTCAACGGGATGAAGATCGGTGGATCCCTGTTTGATGAGGAAGGTGCCAAAATTGTCCAGAATCTCGTGGACAAGGCCAAGAAGAACAACGTTCAACTCCATCTGCCCGTGGACTTTGTGACTGGAAGTAAATTCGCCGAAGATGCTACCGTTGGGGAGGCAACTGTTGAAGCTGGTATCCCCGATGGGTGCATGGGATTAGATGTTGGTCCCAAATCTCGTGAACTCTTTGCCGCTCCCATCGCACGGGCCAAGATTATCGTCTGGAACGGCCCACCGGGTGTCTTTGAATTCCCCAACTTTGCCCAGGGCACCAAGTCCTTCATGGACAACGTCGTAGCTGCCACAAAAGCGGGATGCGTCTCCATCATTGGGGGTGGTGATACGGCGTCGTGCTGTGCCAAATGGGGCACCGAGAGTGCAGTTTCGCACGTCTCAACTGGCGGAGGAGCTTCCTTGGAGCTTCTTGAGGGTAAAACTCTTCCCGGAGTAGCTGCTCTGAGCAATGCCTAA
- the LOC129793986 gene encoding RNA 3'-terminal phosphate cyclase, with amino-acid sequence MLEIDGSVLEGGGQILRIAMALSCLCRIPIKVIKIRAGRSKPGLAAQHVQSVELCRSLCKARVMGAHIGSTEVEFHPQSIIGGRHSADTKTAGSIALLVQAALPVALFSSSPVELSLRGGTNADMAPQIDYITEVVRPNFEKFGATFEYELLRRGYFPKGGGHCVFSLRPIEKLKPVVNVDVGQVVKAYGWSFVAGSLPLRLAEQMAEGARRAMAKISLEVEEYKESASMAPDNCSGVILCCQTSTGCLLGGSALGNRKEEPAETGRKAAREIKDALNLGVCVDEHMQDQIIILMALADGESRVRTGPITLHTRTAIHVVELMTKATFTLIPEGETTIIVCQGIGLKNSHSLI; translated from the exons ATGCTGGAAATCGATGGGAGTGTACTGGAGGGTGGTGGGCAAATTCTCCGAATTGCCATGGCACTGAGTTGCTTGTGCAGGATTCCGataaaagtgataaaaatcCGCGCAGGACGAAGTAAGCCCGGTTTGGCGGCACAGCATGTTCAGAGTGTTGAATTGTGTCGTTCCCTGTGCAAAGCACGCGTTATGGGGGCACACATTGGGTCTACGGAGGTGGAATTTCATCCGCAATCCATCATTGGGGGGCGCCACAGTGCAGACACAAAGACAGCCGGAAGTATTGCACTCCTTGTGCAGGCTGCTCTCCCTGTGGCCCTGTTCAGTTCATCACCTGTTGAGCTGAGTCTCCGTGGGGGCACAAATGCCGATATGGCACCCCAAATTGACTACATAACGGAAGTG GTGAGGcctaattttgagaaattcggAGCAACCTTTGAGTATGAACTCCTCCGGCGTGGTTACTTCCCCAAAGGTGGTGGCCACTGTGTGTTCAGCTTGCGCCCCATTGAGAAACTCAAGCCCGTGGTGAATGTGGATGTGGGACAGGTGGTTAAGGCATACGGATGGAGTTTTGTAGCTGGTTCGCTGCCACTTCGCCTAGCTGAACAAATGGCCGAAGGAGCACGCCGAGCAATGGCCAAGATCTCCCTGGAGGTGGAAGAATACAAAGAATCCGCCTCAATGGCTCCGGATAACTGTTCAGGTGTCATCTTGTGCTGTCAAACGTCAACGGGATGCCTTCTTGGTGGCTCTGCACTGGGAAACCGCAAGGAGGAACCCGCCGAAACGGGTCGAAAGGCTGCACGAGAGATCAAAGATGCCCTCAATCTCGGGGTGTGCGTGGATGAACACATGCAGGATCAGATAATTATTCTCATGGCACTAGCCGATGGGGAGAGTCGCGTGCGTACGGGACCCATTACCCTCCACACACGCACTGCCATCCACGTGGTTGAACTCATGACAAAGGCAACATTCACACTCATCCCCGAGGGCGAGACCACCATCATCGTCTGCCAGGGCATTGGAC